A portion of the Saimiri boliviensis isolate mSaiBol1 chromosome 1, mSaiBol1.pri, whole genome shotgun sequence genome contains these proteins:
- the LOC101038736 gene encoding LOW QUALITY PROTEIN: protein unc-119 homolog A-like (The sequence of the model RefSeq protein was modified relative to this genomic sequence to represent the inferred CDS: inserted 1 base in 1 codon) — translation MKVKKGGGXAGAAAEPAPGPLGTSVAPIPELQAESKSGSESEPDADPGPMLGPLQRKQPIRPEDLLGLQRITGDYLCSEEYNYKIDFIRFKIRDMDSGTVLFEIKKAPASERLPISRRDLDHNAGRFVRYQFTPAFLPLRQVGAKPVNNFLMIERHYFRNQLLKSFDFHFGFCIPSNKNTCEHIYDFPTLSEELISEMIRHPYETQSDSFYFVDDRLVMHNKADYSYSGAP, via the exons ATGAAGGTGAAGAAGGGCGGCG CGGCCGGTGCAGCGGCAGAGCCCGCTCCAGGGCCCTTGGGCACGAGCGTGGCCCCCATACCAGAGCTACAGGCGGAATCCAAATCTGGGTCCGAGTCGGAGCCGGACGCAGACCCAGGGCCCATGCTGGGGCCGCTGCAGAGGAAGCAGCCAATCAGGCCAGAGGACTTGCTGGGGCTGCAGCGGATCACGGGTGACTACCTCTGCTCTGAGGAGTATAACTACAAGATCGACTTCATCAGGTTTAAGATTAGGGATATGGACTCAGGCACTGTCCTCTTTGAAATCAAGAAGGCCCCAGCTTCAGAGCGGTTGCCCATCAGCCGGCGGGACCTAGACCACAATGCTGGGCGCTTTGTCCGCTACCAGTTCACACCTGCTTTCCTCCCTCTGAGGCAGGTGGGAGCCAAGCCTGTCAACAACTTCCTAATGATCGAGAGGCACTATTTTCGCAACCAGCTACTCAAAAGCTTTGACTTCCACTTTGGCTTCTGCATCCCCAGCAACAAGAACACCTGCGAGCACATCTACGACTTTCCCACTCTCTCCGAGGAGCTGATCAGCGAGATGATCCGCCACCCGTATGAAACCCAGTCTGACAGCTTCTACTTCGTGGATGACCGGCTGGTGATGCACAACAAAGCAGACTATTCCTACAGCGGGGCACCCTGA